The genomic window TTTGATGAAGGTGGGATGCAGCATCAAGGAATTGGTGGTGGgcatgttgcacttgtgaagcgGGGAGTATTCTctttaggactgaaacccaactgcaaacatgcttgtaatcatggtgcttaaatgaagatttatttaaggaaggaaggaaggaaggaaggaaggaaggaaggaaggaaggaaggaaggaaggaaggaaggaaggaaggaaggaaggaaggaaggaaggaaggaaggaaggaaggaaggaaggaaggaaggaaggaaggaaggaaggaaggaaggaaggaaggaaggaaggaaggaaaagaaaatgcttggacttttgtttgggggaccaaacccACTGGTGGATCttttcaaatgatttctctgtatATTGCTATGGTCATGTGATTTTCACTTTTTGTTAATATGGTATAATATACTGAtttacttgtgtatgttaaatcaGTCTTGCATCTCTGGGAACAAACTCTACATACATacggtgtatgactttcttggtGAATTATTGGTTCTGTTTGCtagcattttgttgaggatcttacatctatgttcatcaaggatattgccTATTATCTTTTTGTAGTGTTTTGTGTTTCTGTCAGCTTTTGTATCTGGCTCatgttagcttcatgcaaggtgaTAGTGTTTTGTTTCATCAGTTTTCATGAAGtgcctgaaaagtattggcagtACCTCCTGTTTAAGGTTTGAAAGAATATACTAAAAATATACTATAGAATCCAACTGTGGATGGTATTTTGCTTTGGAAAAGTCTTTTGATTATGGTTCAAGTTTCCTAGATGATCTATTTtcatattccagatcatcttgctTCAACCTTGGGAAGTTATAGCTACTGAGTATCACTACATTGcttgtaaccccaaaacaaaaaccccaacaaatACATCTCCTTGGCATGttacattaaatttaaagatTCTTGTAGATAGTGTGTGCAAGAACTTGTTCTGTCCTTtccttcactgtctctcagaAAGTTACCTGTCCCCCAATCCCTGCTGGTATTGATCCTTGTGTGTAGAACCAGAAAtgagtcttgagcacagctgagtatggatCAAAATCCAATAGACAAACACAAATTtaataagaagaaatacaaatttggAGCCCACAAAACTGAGATTCTCAAAGAAATGACCTGAATCTGGTATAAAGAAAACTGGTATAAGCACATTCTTGCATATAGAAGGCCCAGGTTTAATCTGTGTGGACTCCTGTAACAagctaattattaaaaatagtaattataGGAGAAAATGTTtagactttaaaagaaaaaatattacatttgtgGGGGAAAAACATAAAAGTTACAAGGGCATTTAAGTGTGGCTAGGAAAGGATGAATAAATCAAGTATCTTACTTCCCTGACTTGCATCTACCTTCCTGGTACAGGACAGTGCAGGATCAGAACATAGTTTTTGCACCAATTATTAATCAAGAATCTTTAAATTCAATGGGACATGACCAGGATTGAAAtctggtcagtcatgtgcaaggaaagcatgttacctgctgtagtatctcaCCAGACCTGAGATTAGGGTCCTCATCAagaacatatatacacaatggaatgctatgcaactgttaggaaaaaatgaaatgataatttttcctatacatgtattgACATGGAAACCATTCCACTGAGTGATGAGatatagggagagagatagacacagaacagtctcactcatttgtgaaattaaaaaaataagacagtatgataataatatccagagatattaGAGATGAGAACCAGAATGACCAGACCAcaatatgaagctaaccacagagtggtgagtgcagtaaaagaaataactacactaacaactatcatgacaataatagtgatagaatgcctgtctctaagatAGGCGGAggttggagaggagggagatggggtgcattggtggcagaaaggttgcactggttaatGGGGGTGTGTTTTTATCACTGAAATGCAAGTACACACTTTTGTAACCATGGcacttaaatacatatattattagaaaaataaacaaccaatagaaaagaaaaatttcttttttcctcaacACTGTCCAGCCATCCCCTCATAACACTTTAGTTTATTTTACTCCCTTCAAAAAGAAAGTGTTTGCTTATATTtgccaaattaattttaaaaaaatcacctgAGTAAATTTCCTTTGAATTAAGTAGATATTTACTTTCTTAGTCCATAAGAGAGTGCCAggcataatatttattattattaattaattaataataagagAGTGTCAGGATACTTATTCTCAAGGGATTAGTATCTGTTTATTTGAAATTCCTTCAAGATGACTAAATAAAACCCTGAGGTGGTTTATCTGCATTGTGGCAAAAACTTCGGGGAGTCTTTTACTCTAATTTGCTAACTAGtctaaaaaattatttccaaCGATTTTCCCTATATCCAAAGACAAAAGACTAATTTCTTTGGATTTTAACTTTGAGACAGTGTTAGAGAATATATTTCCTGCCTACTGTATCCTCGGCTTTTTGTTGTCACACCattagcctgtctagagtacaagtgggggctgggtggggaggagggagatttgggacactggtgatgggaatgttgcactggtgataggtggtgttctttacatgactgaaacccaaacacaatcatgtatgtagtcaaggtgtttaaataaaatacatataaaaagtttaatataaaaataattccccTAGAAAAACTTGATGCATTACAAAACACCAACCTTAAAACTCTCCAGTTATGGATAAGTACaccacctttttatttctttgtatcttGAACATTCTATCATTGTCCTTAATACTATGTGTCATGTACTAATTTGATAATGCCAGTATTCCCAAGACAAGAGTATTGGTTTCCAAAGAGCAGGTGTTTAACAAAATTCTAAGGATTAAAGTAGCTTGATATCACAAGGTCTAATATGtgactattttatataattatatttatattaccaCACCTGGAAGTATTCAGGGCTTAAATCTGGTACTGCTAGGTATTATGGATTGAACCCATTTATATATTCTTGTAAAATTAATGCACTTCTGgtctgtttatttaattttctagaaTAAGAGCTAAAATGATTTTGATATATCTTAGAATTTCTCCTCTATTGGTTCTAATGACGTAAACCAATTTCTCCTAAGTTATATTAAGTGTCTATAGCAATGACATGCTATCTTTATTCAGAGGACAAAATAAGATGTAGTCTTAAATACCACTCTAGTTTTAAATGTGTGACTAACATCATCCATGTTGGAGGGTTTCATGccaataatttctatatttaaaacatttcaatatATACACTATGAATAAAATTCAAGTTACACATGCAAACTAGTAACACACAGATATAACACACAGATGTTTCTGCTTCATTTACTAGCCCCTCAGATTTAATGGAACAGATACCAATAGCTTTTCAAGATGTCCCTGTGGAAGCTATCCCTTGATGCATTAGGGATAGGAGAATCTGTTAAAACTGTCATCAGAGATGATAGATGCTACAGGAGGTATAGCCCAAGCCCTATTATTAGCTAAACCTCTTTGAATTGCATCTTGAAGAGCATCTTCATAAAGTGGTCCAAAGGCACTTGGTTTGGATCTAATAATCTTGGCCAAAAACTCGAGAACTTGAATTTTAGATGTTTCAGCAATTGCTCGTCGCCcccaaacaaactcaaaatgTCCAAGATCATGGGCTCTGGGACGATACACAATATAGTTCTCGCTCACAAAATCATCGGTGATAAGCTCCTTGGCGTCTCCAAAGATAAAATGTCTGTCATTTTCATTTATcccaatttgactaaaaatgtgccAGAACTCCTGTTCAGAGGCACAGTTTCCTTTCATGAAGATCACAGCGAGAGTCAGAATAAGAATACCAGTCTTGGgtattcctttttcaccacaatGCATTCCATCAAAAGTAAGGTCTAGTTTCATAATGGAGACATAGTAGCTGCTTTCATCAATTTCTATCACATCAAGGCCAAAAACCACTTCCATCCGCCTATGGACCCTACGGAAGATATCACTAAAGTGATCTTTATAGTCAATGATTGTCGTAATCATCTCTTCCTTGGTTACTGGTGCTTTCATTCTATATTTTATCAGTATTAGTCTCACCAGTAAAGCAATTTGATTCTCTAATATTTCATTAGGCAATTCTTCGAGATTTTCTATAGCCTGTGAGGTGCTCGGTATATCATAACTTGAATTATGAAAGCCATTAGCTAATCTGATATATGGCATGGTGAAGATAGATCTAGAAGAAAATGAGATGCTTTCAGCATCATGTGATGTGCTTGGCATATTAAAATCTACAGTTTCAATCTTACAGTTGCACAACTGAGGAGGAGGTGAAACACAGGTTTTTTTGAGAAACTCAAAAACTTTGTCAATATCATTGGTGTCCTCAGCTTCCCTGGGGGCTTCATCGTTCACATTGGAATTGTGGGCTTCCCCTGGGCCCACGGATAGTTCAGGTGGTTTCTTCTGATCATTAGACATTATTCAAgcttcacaaagaaaataaaggcaaatgTGAGCGGCATAATCTGtaagataatttaattttctctgaTATGTCATTTACAATGGACTTCTGATATCAGTAAAGAGTCCTACAG from Suncus etruscus isolate mSunEtr1 chromosome X, mSunEtr1.pri.cur, whole genome shotgun sequence includes these protein-coding regions:
- the LOC125998823 gene encoding melanoma-associated antigen B16-like, which codes for MSNDQKKPPELSVGPGEAHNSNVNDEAPREAEDTNDIDKVFEFLKKTCVSPPPQLCNCKIETVDFNMPSTSHDAESISFSSRSIFTMPYIRLANGFHNSSYDIPSTSQAIENLEELPNEILENQIALLVRLILIKYRMKAPVTKEEMITTIIDYKDHFSDIFRRVHRRMEVVFGLDVIEIDESSYYVSIMKLDLTFDGMHCGEKGIPKTGILILTLAVIFMKGNCASEQEFWHIFSQIGINENDRHFIFGDAKELITDDFVSENYIVYRPRAHDLGHFEFVWGRRAIAETSKIQVLEFLAKIIRSKPSAFGPLYEDALQDAIQRGLANNRAWAIPPVASIISDDSFNRFSYP